The following proteins are encoded in a genomic region of Garra rufa chromosome 22, GarRuf1.0, whole genome shotgun sequence:
- the LOC141297872 gene encoding interferon-induced protein with tetratricopeptide repeats 1-like has translation MSNKDMEAKLRQLECLFTWGVEKSDIRELNSLTDRLHDRIRFSPQKYHATYFNLLAFISHLKGKTENSLDYLQKAESALKEEQRKKAEFLVTFSSFAWIHYHLQRLNDVEDYLNKVKSICKDIPGSSDYSCSLPVVHGEKAWSFLKLGGMFYEQAKESFSKALEAEPDNMLFNVGYAILLYRIYGMNKADKHETVTEQLRKALSLEPTNTEIMVLLALKLQKSRRQKAQNLIKEALMLSPDIPQVNRYVAKYFRAEGSIEESLFVLTRAVDQAPNSSFLHHQIGLCHKQLLIQMLEEGRTGRHVPAAQKFAKVAECIQHFSKAVELKPNNIYAKVNLAEAYGENRQLEQAEKIFTSLIDDRGLSESDKQHCYTSYGLFLHYKKKDVDKAVCQFKSAYMIPNDTYERKQAGKKLKLIAERNLNSKQKVREAFEILAFISSEDKQETQANEYLQRAHQHCSHTDELSESFAKGLKL, from the exons ATGAG CAACAAAGACATGGAAGCTAAGCTCAGGCAGCTGGAATGTCTTTTTACATGGGGAGTGGAAAAATCAGACATAAGGGAATTGAACAGCTTAACTGACAGACTCCATGATAGGATCAGATTCAGTCCACAAAAGTATCATGCCACATATTTCAACCTGCTGGCTTTTATCAGCCACTTGAAGGGTAAAACTGAGAATTCGCTGGACTACCTTCAAAAGGCTGAATCTGCATTAAAAGAAGAGCAGCGAAAGAAAGCTGAGTTCCTTGTGACATTCTCCAGCTTTGCATGGATACACTATCACTTGCAGAGGCTAAATGATGTGGAAGATTACTTGAACAAGGTGAAAAGCATATGCAAGGACATACCAGGTTCATCAGATTATTCCTGCAGCTTGCCAGTAGTACATGGTGAGAAAGCCTGGAGCTTTCTGAAACTTGGAGGAATGTTCTATGAGCAAGCAAAAGAGAGTTTCTCTAAGGCTCTTGAGGCAGAACCAGACAACATGTTATTTAATGTAGGATACGCAATATTGCTTTACAGAATATATGGTATGAACAAAGCAGACAAACATGAAACAGTCACTGAACAACTTAGAAAGGCTCTTAGCCTGGAGCCTACAAACACTGAGATCATGGTACTTTTGGCTCTGAAACTCCAGAAGTCAAGGAGACAAAAAGCCCAGAACCTTATAAAAGAGGCCCTCATGTTGTCTCCTGACATCCCACAAGTAAACAGATATGTGGCTAAATATTTCAGGGCAGAGGGCTCCATTGAAGAATCGCTGTTTGTCCTCACCAGGGCAGTGGATCAGGCCCCAAACTCCTCCTTCCTGCACCATCAAATCGGCCTTTGCCATAAACAGCTCCTTATTCAGATGTTGGAGGAGGGGAGGACCGGAAGACATGTTCCTGCTGCTCAGAAATTTGCTAAGGTGGCTGAATGTATCCAGCACTTTTCAAAGGCTGTAGAGCTGAAGCCTAACAATATTTATGCCAAAGTGAATTTAGCAGAGGCCTATGGGGAGAACCGGCAACTTGAACAGGCAGAGAAGATCTTCACCAGCCTAATAGATGACAGGGGTCTCAGTGAGTCTGACAAGCAGCACTGCTACACATCCTATGGTTTATTCCTGCACTACAAGAAAAAGGATGTAGACAAAGCAGTTTGTCAGTTCAAGTCAGCATACATGATTCCTAACGACACCTACGAAAGGAAACAAGCTGGCAAGAAGCTCAAACTAATCGCAGAGAGGAATCTCAACAGCAAGCAGAAAGTCAGAGAGGCATTCGAGATTCTGGCTTTTATATCTTCTGAAGACAAGCAGGAGACACAAGCAAATGAGTATCTGCAGAGAGCCCATCAGCACTGCTCACATACTGATGAGCTGTCAGAAAGCTTTGCTAAAGGACTCAAATTGTAA
- the LOC141298304 gene encoding interferon-induced protein with tetratricopeptide repeats 5-like, protein MSNKDMEAKLRQLECLFTWGVEKSDIRDFNSLPDRLHDRITFCPQRYHATYFNLLAFISHLEGKTESALDFLQKAESALKEDQRKNTEFLVTFSSFAWIHYHLQRLNDVEDYLNKVKSICKDIPGSSDYSCSLPVVHGEKAWSFLKLGRTFYKQAKESFSKALEAEPDNMLFNVGYAIVLHRIDRINNADNAETVTEQLRKALSLEPTNTEIMVLLALKLQRSRRQEAQNLIKEALRLSPDIPQVTRYVAKYFRAEGSIEESLSVLTIAVDQAPNSSFLHQQIGLCHKQLLIQMLEEGRTGRHVPAAQKFAKVAECIKHFSKAVELKPNNIYAKVNLAEAYGENRQLEQAEKIFTSLIDDRGLSESDKQQCCTSYGLFLLYKKKDVDEAVSQFKSAYMIPIDSYERKQAGQKLKLIAERNLNSKQKVREAFEILAFISSEDKQETQANEYLQRAHQHCSHTDELSESFAEGLKF, encoded by the exons ATGAG CAACAAAGACATGGAAGCTAAGCTCAGGCAGCTGGAATGTCTGTTTACATGGGGAGTGGAAAAATCAGACATAAGGGATTTTAACAGCTTACCTGACAGACTCCACGATAGGATTACATTTTGTCCACAAAGGTATCATGCCACATATTTCAACCTGTTGGCTTTTATCAGCCACTTGGAGGGTAAAACTGAGAGTGCGCTGGACTTCCTTCAAAAGGCTGAATCTGCATTAAAAGAAGACCAGCGAAAGAATACTGAGTTCCTTGTGACATTTTCAAGCTTTGCATGGATACACTATCACTTGCAGAGGCTAAATGATGTGGAAGATTACTTGAACAAGGTAAAAAGCATATGCAAGGACATACCAGGTTCATCAGATTACTCCTGCAGCTTGCCAGTAGTACATGGTGAGAAAGCCTGGAGCTTTCTGAAACTTGGAAGAACGTTCTATAAGCAAGCAAAAGAGAGTTTCTCTAAGGCTCTTGAGGCAGAACCAGACAACATGTTGTTTAATGTAGGCTACGCAATAGTGCTTCACAGAATAGATCGCATTAACAACGCAGACAACGCTGAAACAGTCACTGAACAGCTTAGAAAGGCTCTTAGCCTGGAGCCTACAAACACTGAGATCATGGTACTTTTGGCTCTGAAACTCCAGAGGTCAAGGAGACAAGAAGCCCAGAACCTTATAAAAGAGGCTCTCAGGTTGTCTCCTGACATCCCACAAGTAACCAGATATGTGGCTAAATATTTTAGGGCAGAGGGCTCCATTGAAGAATCGCTGTCTGTCCTCACTATAGCAGTGGATCAGGCTCCAAACTCCTCCTTCCTGCACCAACAAATCGGCCTTTGCCATAAACAGCTCCTTATTCAGATGTTGGAGGAGGGGAGGACCGGAAGACATGTTCCTGCTGCTCAGAAATTCGCTAAGGTTGCTGAATGTATCAAGCACTTCTCAAAGGCTGTAGAGCTGAAGCCTAACAATATTTATGCCAAAGTGAATTTAGCAGAGGCCTATGGGGAGAACCGGCAACTTGAACAGGCAGAGAAGATCTTCACCAGCCTAATAGATGACAGGGGTCTCAGTGAGTCTGACAAGCAGCAGTGCTGCACATCCTATGGTTTATTCCTGCTGTACAAGAAAAAGGATGTAGACGAAGCAGTTAGTCAGTTCAAGTCAGCATACATGATTCCTATCGACAGCTACGAAAGGAAACAAGCTGGCCAGAAGCTCAAACTAATCGCAGAGAGGAATCTCAACAGCAAGCAGAAAGTCAGAGAGGCATTCGAGATTTTGGCTTTTATATCTTCTGAAGACAAGCAGGAGACACAAGCAAATGAGTATCTGCAGAGAGCCCATCAGCACTGCTCACATACTGATGAGCTGTCAGAAAGCTTTGCTGAGGGACTGaaattttaa
- the ch25h gene encoding cholesterol 25-hydroxylase-like protein isoform X1 has translation MFGLQYIWDGVLQYEALLRSPYFPVLFSITVYLSFCLPFVALDALSPRVALIRRYKIQQKTSVSWTMMWNCLALSLYNHAMYIFPLSVLHWYWRPVSYPAMAPGVLRVIWDLVACLLLFDFQYFVWHLLHHKVPWLYRTFHKVHHKYTSTFALATEYSGAWETLSLGFFAAVNPMLLGVHPMTEMLFHMLNMWLSVEDHCGYDLPWATHRLVPFGLYGGAPHHDVHHQKFKSNYAPYFTHWDKLFGTLHSD, from the coding sequence atgtTTGGACTACAGTACATCTGGGACGGTGTTCTGCAGTACGAGGCCCTGCTAAGGTCTCCATATTTCCCAGTTCTCTTCTCTATTACAGTCTACCTGAGCTTCTGCCTGCCTTTTGTGGCTCTGGATGCCCTGTCTCCTAGGGTAGCACTGATAAGGAGATACAAGATTCAACAGAAAACCAGCGTGTCTTGGACGATGATGTGGAACTGCCTCGCACTCTCCCTCTACAACCATGCCATGTACATCTTCCCGCTGAGTGTCCTGCACTGGTACTGGAGACCTGTCAGCTACCCAGCGATGGCACCTGGAGTCCTGCGAGTTATCTGGGACCTTGTCGCCTGCCTGCTTCTCTTTGACTTCCAGTACTTTGTGTGGCATCTTCTGCATCACAAAGTACCTTGGCTCTACCGCACTTTCCATAAGGTGCATCATAAATACACATCTACCTTCGCTCTGGCCACTGAGTACTCGGGGGCTTGGGAGACTTTGTCGTTGGGTTTCTTCGCTGCAGTGAATCCCATGTTACTGGGGGTTCATCCTATGACAGAGATGCTTTTCCACATGCTGAACATGTGGCTGTCAGTTGAGGACCACTGTGGCTATGACCTGCCATGGGCGACACACAGACTGGTGCCTTTTGGTCTGTATGGAGGAGCTCCGCACCATGATGTCCACCATCAGAAGTTCAAGTCCAACTATGCGCCATACTTCACTCACTGGGACAAGCTCTTTGGGACACTGCACTCTGATTGA
- the ch25h gene encoding cholesterol 25-hydroxylase-like protein isoform X2 encodes MPFPEVYLSFCLPFVALDALSPRVALIRRYKIQQKTSVSWTMMWNCLALSLYNHAMYIFPLSVLHWYWRPVSYPAMAPGVLRVIWDLVACLLLFDFQYFVWHLLHHKVPWLYRTFHKVHHKYTSTFALATEYSGAWETLSLGFFAAVNPMLLGVHPMTEMLFHMLNMWLSVEDHCGYDLPWATHRLVPFGLYGGAPHHDVHHQKFKSNYAPYFTHWDKLFGTLHSD; translated from the exons ATGCCATTTCCTGAAG TCTACCTGAGCTTCTGCCTGCCTTTTGTGGCTCTGGATGCCCTGTCTCCTAGGGTAGCACTGATAAGGAGATACAAGATTCAACAGAAAACCAGCGTGTCTTGGACGATGATGTGGAACTGCCTCGCACTCTCCCTCTACAACCATGCCATGTACATCTTCCCGCTGAGTGTCCTGCACTGGTACTGGAGACCTGTCAGCTACCCAGCGATGGCACCTGGAGTCCTGCGAGTTATCTGGGACCTTGTCGCCTGCCTGCTTCTCTTTGACTTCCAGTACTTTGTGTGGCATCTTCTGCATCACAAAGTACCTTGGCTCTACCGCACTTTCCATAAGGTGCATCATAAATACACATCTACCTTCGCTCTGGCCACTGAGTACTCGGGGGCTTGGGAGACTTTGTCGTTGGGTTTCTTCGCTGCAGTGAATCCCATGTTACTGGGGGTTCATCCTATGACAGAGATGCTTTTCCACATGCTGAACATGTGGCTGTCAGTTGAGGACCACTGTGGCTATGACCTGCCATGGGCGACACACAGACTGGTGCCTTTTGGTCTGTATGGAGGAGCTCCGCACCATGATGTCCACCATCAGAAGTTCAAGTCCAACTATGCGCCATACTTCACTCACTGGGACAAGCTCTTTGGGACACTGCACTCTGATTGA